The genomic interval TTGTTGTCAGTAATATTTGCTGTATCTTCACTTACATCCTGCTGTTCACGCTTTGTCTTCGGAGCTAACATGAGTCTATCTTTCTCAATAATTTCTTGCTCTGAAGCTTCTCCTAAAGTCTGATCGTTGGGGGAAGGAGGAATCCATTCAGATTCATTATGACTGCCGGGAGTTAATGGGATTATAGTTTTACGATCAAAAAGATCGGGGGCGATCGAAGGGTCATCAACAGTTATTTCTAGTTCACTAAGCATAATCGTCTCCTTCAATTATATCTATCGGTAAATTAGAGGACAATCTCATGCAAGCATCCCATTTAGAAGAAATGACATCAAGAATTTTTCTAGGATCGTGGTTATTTTCATCTTTAAGCCATAAATCATTATTAATACTGATGAATATTCCTGTATTCGGAACTCTAGTCATTGATGGTTCTATTCGGATATTCATTGTATGGTAAAAATCTTCATAATCATAATGTTGATTAAATCTTAGACTGTTTATGTCTGGCTCAGTTGTTAATTTAGATAGGAAACTATAATTTACTAAATTTTGGAATGTAGTTCTGACATATTCTCTGTCAAATAAATCAATGTGCATATCAAAATTAATCCCTGCACGATTGACTGGGATTGTATCAAAATAAGAAAAAAGTCCAAAAACAAAATCCCTGAGCAATTCAAAAGCACTCTCATCAATAGTTTGGGCAATTAACTTAGTCCGAGTAACTTTTATATTAAGCCAGCTGTATACGAAATCAGTGATTTCTGGATGTATAATATTCACTTTTTCATCAGATTCATCAAAATCTAGTAATCCGAGTTGCTTCAACCATCTTGGCTGGAATACTGTTGGATTGAAATCACTTGCAAATACAATTGAATGCCCTTTAACCTTCATCGCATGTCTAGGCATAAATAATTCCCTCGACGATTACTATCATACAGTTAAACCCTAAAGTCTTTTAGAAAAGATAGCAAGTACTAAAGATATAATACTATATATGGCGATATAGAAATCTATATGGTTCCAGATATGGTGTGTTACAGAAATAATAACCTATATTATACCAGAATTTGTGCAATGTAACCAGAAATTCCATTATTATCCCCATAATTTATCTATTTTCTCCCAAACCCCAGCTGGAATTCTTTCGATAAGCTGCTGGTCAGAAGGATGGTCGTACCGTTGCGTCATAGCGTTGGTACGGTGCCCCATGAGACACTGGACCTCCTTCCGGTCGAGTAGTTGCAGCGCATAAGTGTTAAAGCTATGGCGGAGGTTGTAGGGGGTCCTCTCTCTCCGGTCGAGCCCGGCTCGTTCACAGCTGGCCTTGAAGTGCTTATTTGCACTTTCAGCGGATATCCCGCCGTCGGCTGCCTTCGGGGTGAAGATCAGGTCCTCCGGATCAGTGTTCTCAGTCGTAGCTTCATGGAGAAGTAGGATTTCTTCTGCGCGGCGGGGGAGGGCGACAGCTTTGGAGTATCCGGTTTTTGTTCCTTTTACCCGCTTCTTTGTCCCGGGGTCGATCTTGTGGGTGATCGCAAGTCCATGCAGAGACCGACTCCACTTCCCCCAGGTAAGAGCGCCAACCTCCTGGGGACGGAGACCGCAGGAGCCCATCACCATGAAATAAGCGGCCCATTCGAGAGTCTGCCAGATCTGCACCATCTCATCGAGTGCTGGCGGGAAAAGCTTCCGCAATTCCTCCGGGGAGAATACCTCCTGTTCTGTCTCCTCAGTATCTTTGAACCATACAATCCCCTGGGTGGGATCTCGCTCGATCAGTCCCTGGGCAACAGCCTCCTTCATTACATGGCGCAGGGAGATCAGGACTTTGTTTTTCGCATCGGCCATCAGTGGCCGTCGGTATCGCTTTGACTTGAGATCAATCAGGTAATCGTCAATATCCCGCTGGGTGATCGCGGAGAGCATGAGATTCCCAAACTCCGGCAGGATATAGTTGTCGAGGTCACCCCGCATCTTTTTCAGGTGGTTAACCGTGAAAGTTTTTCCTTTCGCCTTCATCCGTCTGAGCCAGGGGCATTTCCCGGGGATGTAGAATCTGTCTGCAAATTCCGCAAGAGTTTGTTGCTCTGTCGGAACGATGGATATTTCATAATTTGCGGCCCAGCGTTCGGCCTCTTTCAGATCGGTGGTTCCAGTGGAGATCCACTTGCCAGGCATAGCCCGGAAAGTTGCATAGTAGATATCCCCGCTCTTTGTCTTTCTGGTTTTGAAGCGGTATGGTTTTCCGCTCCCTCGTCTTCTCGGCATAATCTCCCCCTTATGCTTGTGTACCCAAAAACAAAAATCTCTACCTGAATAAATGGGTACAATGTACCCAAAAACGTGCATTTGATCAGCTATCAGGCAGAATCACTACCATTTCATGGTAAACCATAAATCCTTATCTGTAAATAATTAAGCAATAAAAAAGCCTCCCCGAAGGGAGGCGTTGACGAGCCAGAAGTCAGATTTGAACTGACGACCTACGCTTTACGAGAGCGTTGCTCTACCCCTGAGCTATTCTGGCAATGCTGATAAGCATGTGCATTTATACCCTGACCGCGTCCTCTGTTTCAAGTGAGCCCGGGTAAAAACCGCTCAGGATTAGGACCGGTTCCTTCGATAATGGAGTATAGAGGGAGGTATCCATGATTCGCGGGATTTACACCGGCGCCAGCGGCATGATTGCCCAGATGCATAATCTTGACGCCATCTCAAACAACCTGGCAAATGTGGATTTGACGGGTTACAAAAAGGACACCCCGATACACAAGGCATTTCCCGAGCTGCTTCTGCGCCGAATGAACGACGACGGGGTGTTTAAAATTCCCCCGGGATCGGTGGATCAGGCACCGGTAATCGGTACGCTGGGAACAGGGGTTGAATACAACGAAAGTTACACGGTCTTTTCACAGGGCGCCCTCAAACAGACGGACAACCCCTTCGATCTTGCCCTTGAAGGAAAAGGCTTCTTTTCCGTCGATACCCCCCAGGGCGAGCGTTACACCCGCAACGGGTCCTTCCTTGTCAGCCCCGAAGGGATTCTTGTTAATAAACAGGGACTCCCTGTAATGGGAGAAAACGGAATTATCCGCCTTAAAAAGAATAACTTTGTTGTGGACCAGGAAGGCCGTATCTGGCAGAACAGCACATTTGCCGATGATCCTGAGCGCCTTGTTTCACTGGAAGAGAACGAATGGGAGAACATTGAGCTTGTGGACCGCCTCAAGCTGGTGGACTTTCCCCGGGACAGGTACCTGAAAAAACAGGGCGACAGTCTGTGGCTGAATGACCGCTTTTCCGGAGACCCCCGCCCGGCGGGTGTTGAAGACGGTCTCCAGGTGCGGCAGGGATTCCTCGAAGGCTCCAACGTGAACCCGGTGCGCGAGATGGTGCGCATGATCGAGGTCAACCGGGCCTATGAAGCAAACCAGAAGGCCATACAGGCCCATGACCAGATGACCGATCGGCTGATCAATCAGGCCGTGCGGGTGTAGGAGGTAAATCAGTATGATGCGTTCATTGTGGACAGCCGCGTCGGGAATGACGGGGCAGCAGTTTAATATCGATACCATTTCCAATAACCTTTCCAACGTAAATACCACGGGATTCAAAAAGAACCGGATCGATTTCGAGGACCTTCTGTACCAGACCTCCCGTATTGCCGGTACCCCGGCTACGGAGCTGACTACGGTTCCGGTTGGCGTCCAGGTAGGGCATGGAACACGGGTGGCGGCAACCCAGAAGCTCCATACCCAGGGAGCGCTGCAGGCAACGGATAATGTCTCAGACCTCGCCATCCAGGGAGAGGGCTTTTTTCGTGTGCTTCTTATCGACGGCACCTACGGATATACCCGTGACGGTTCCTTCAAGATTGATTCGGAAGGACAGTTCGTTAACTCCAACGGCTACCGTCTTATGCCGGAGGTAACCCTGCCGGAAGGCTTTGTCCGGGATAGCGTCAGCATTTCCCAGGACGGCCGGGTTACGACCAAGGTTGCCGGTTCTGACGACCCCATCGAAGTAGGGCAGCTTGAACTCTACCGATTTGTGAACCCCCCCGGGCTGCAGGCAGTGGGAGAAAACCTCTACAAGGTCTCCAATGCCTCCGGGGACGCCATTGGCAGCCGTCCCGGCTTCGACGGTATGGGAAAAACAATCCACAAGTTTCTGGAAATGTCCAATGTTTCAGTGGTCAAGGAGATGGTCAACATGATCGTGGCCCAGAGGGCCTACGAGCTCAACTCCAAGGCGATTCAGACCTCAGACTCCATGCTGGGCATTGCCAACAATCTGAAGCGTTAGGTTTGATCTGAAGATTTGTAACAGGTACAGGTAGATGAAGTTTTTTCGGTATTCTGCAGCCACACTTTTTTTTCTGCTGCTCGCGGCGGGAAACGGCTGGCTCCTTGGGGAAACCTTCTATCTTGCTGATCAGGTCCGGGTGGGCAGTACTGTGCGAGTCAATGAGCTCCTGCTTGTGCCCGAATCCAGCGACTTTGGCGATGCGCCTCTTCCTGTAACAACGGAGGGGCGCTTTGTGTATCTTTCTCAAAAAGGATTGTCCCGGATTGTTCCAGGCGGAATCCCCGGGGCCCTGATCGGTGACGGAATCTGGCTGATTCCTGACAGCTTTGACGGTATGGACAGCGCTGAGCTGCATCTTTTGCTG from Marispirochaeta sp. carries:
- the flgF gene encoding flagellar basal-body rod protein FlgF → MIRGIYTGASGMIAQMHNLDAISNNLANVDLTGYKKDTPIHKAFPELLLRRMNDDGVFKIPPGSVDQAPVIGTLGTGVEYNESYTVFSQGALKQTDNPFDLALEGKGFFSVDTPQGERYTRNGSFLVSPEGILVNKQGLPVMGENGIIRLKKNNFVVDQEGRIWQNSTFADDPERLVSLEENEWENIELVDRLKLVDFPRDRYLKKQGDSLWLNDRFSGDPRPAGVEDGLQVRQGFLEGSNVNPVREMVRMIEVNRAYEANQKAIQAHDQMTDRLINQAVRV
- the flgG gene encoding flagellar basal-body rod protein FlgG: MMRSLWTAASGMTGQQFNIDTISNNLSNVNTTGFKKNRIDFEDLLYQTSRIAGTPATELTTVPVGVQVGHGTRVAATQKLHTQGALQATDNVSDLAIQGEGFFRVLLIDGTYGYTRDGSFKIDSEGQFVNSNGYRLMPEVTLPEGFVRDSVSISQDGRVTTKVAGSDDPIEVGQLELYRFVNPPGLQAVGENLYKVSNASGDAIGSRPGFDGMGKTIHKFLEMSNVSVVKEMVNMIVAQRAYELNSKAIQTSDSMLGIANNLKR
- a CDS encoding tyrosine-type recombinase/integrase, translated to MPRRRGSGKPYRFKTRKTKSGDIYYATFRAMPGKWISTGTTDLKEAERWAANYEISIVPTEQQTLAEFADRFYIPGKCPWLRRMKAKGKTFTVNHLKKMRGDLDNYILPEFGNLMLSAITQRDIDDYLIDLKSKRYRRPLMADAKNKVLISLRHVMKEAVAQGLIERDPTQGIVWFKDTEETEQEVFSPEELRKLFPPALDEMVQIWQTLEWAAYFMVMGSCGLRPQEVGALTWGKWSRSLHGLAITHKIDPGTKKRVKGTKTGYSKAVALPRRAEEILLLHEATTENTDPEDLIFTPKAADGGISAESANKHFKASCERAGLDRRERTPYNLRHSFNTYALQLLDRKEVQCLMGHRTNAMTQRYDHPSDQQLIERIPAGVWEKIDKLWG